From Pseudomonas arsenicoxydans:
TCAGGCACAACAACGCCACCAGACCTATGGACAACAGGGCGGTATTGAGCGCAGCACTAGTGGCACCGCGTTCTGCAAAGCGGTCGTGTTCTTCGCTGAGCAACACCACATAGAGATAACCCGCCGGTTTACCGTTGACCTGCAACGGCGCGGCGCTGAACACCTTGCGCCCCTCGGTGCTGCGCGGGTCGTCACCGAGAATCGGTAGCGCGTCGCCCTTGAGCAAACGCTGGATCGGCGTCAGATCGATGCGTTCGCGATGTATCCGGCCCTCTGGCGCGGCACTGCCGACAATGCGGCCTTCGGTGTCCAGCAGGTACACCTCGACACTGGGGTTGACCAGCATGAGCTTGCTGAACAATTCACGCACGGCATCGGGCATCAGGCCGTTGGTGTCCATCAGCACCGTGTCGCGGGCAATGTGCTGCGCCAGGTCCCGGGACAACCCTTGCACCACTTCCAGTTCATGCATCTGGTTGGAGCGCACTTGCATCCAGGCCGATGTGCCACAGCACACCAGCAACAGAACGGCGAACACCAGGGACAGGCGTTGTGTCAGGGTCAGCCTCATGGCTGCTCCTCCCTGGCCGCGAATTTATAACCGCGACCCCACACCGTGAGGATGCGTGCGGGTTGTGCCGGATCGGCCTCGATCTTGGCCCGCAGGCGGTTGATGTGCGTGTTGACCGTGTGCTCGTAGCCTTCATGGCTGTAGCCCCAGACCGCGTTGAGCAGGTCCATGCGCGAGAACACCTTGCCCGGCTGGCGGACGAAGAAATACAGCAGGTCGAATTCCCGTGGCGTGAGGTCCAGGCGCCGTCCGTCGAGTGTGACGTCGCGGGTGATCGGGTCGATGGAAAGACCGTCGGCGATCAGGCTGCCGGCATCCATTTTCAGGTTGCGCGCCATCGCGTCGACGCGTCGCAGCAGGGCTTTGACCCGGGCGACCAGTTCAAGCATGGAAAAAGGCTTGGCCAGGTAATCGTCGGCACCGAGCTCCAACCCCAAAATGCGGTGCACTTCGCTGGAGCGTGCGCTGGTGATGATGATCGGTGTGTAGCGAGCCATTGCCCGCGCTCGCCGGCAGATTTCCAGGCCGTCGACGCCGGGCAACATCAGGTCGAGGATCAGGGCGTCCCAGCTTCCTTGCTGCAGCAGTTGCATGCCCTCATTACCGTCGGCGCAGTGCACCACCTCGAACTGCTCATCGCGTAGATGCAGGCAGATAAGGTCGGCGATGTGCAGGTCGTCTTCGACCACCAGGACACGTTTGGTCTGTTCCATAAAGCTCAATCCTTTGTAGCGCAATGGGCACATTGTGCGGGTTTTCCTCGGGTCGAGTTATCACGAATTGTTTAACTCCCCGTGAGGATTTGGCGATCAACCCAAGCCTAGGCTGTGTTCCATGTCAGGCACCTGGAATTTTGGAGAAGGCCATGTTTTCACGGCGACAGTTTCTTGTAGCGGGCGGCGGGCTGGGGGCTGCAGCGTTGGTGGTCGGTGTATTGCCAAAATTTGCCGCCAGTACGGCGCTGGTCAGTGATGCCAGTGCGGAGGAGGTTTTCGAGGTGGCTCACAGCGACAGCGAATGGCGCGCCATGCTCAGCCCCGAGCAATACGAAATCCTGCGAAAAGAGGGCACGGAGCGGGCCTACAGCAGCCCGCTGAACAATGAGCACCGCGAGGGGCTG
This genomic window contains:
- a CDS encoding response regulator transcription factor, with translation MEQTKRVLVVEDDLHIADLICLHLRDEQFEVVHCADGNEGMQLLQQGSWDALILDLMLPGVDGLEICRRARAMARYTPIIITSARSSEVHRILGLELGADDYLAKPFSMLELVARVKALLRRVDAMARNLKMDAGSLIADGLSIDPITRDVTLDGRRLDLTPREFDLLYFFVRQPGKVFSRMDLLNAVWGYSHEGYEHTVNTHINRLRAKIEADPAQPARILTVWGRGYKFAAREEQP